DNA from Roseimicrobium sp. ORNL1:
CGTTGGCTTCCAGGTTCTTGTACACCCCCATGCCGACATTTCCAAGACCCGCCAGACCAATGCGGACGGTGCGAAATTTTTCAGTGTTAGATGGCATGGAGGGGAGCAGAGAAAAGGGCGCGTATGATGGATGAATGAACGAGAGTGACCAGTGACGCAACTGTCACGTCAATATGGCTGACCAAGGAGGCGAAACGCACTATTGGGGGGACCGTTGGAGCCGGGCTAATTTTGAGGCTTGCTCCGGTCTAAGCAATATGATTAGTTTGTAACCACGATGTCATTTTCAGTGAAAATCGCATGTGCTCTGATGTTGGCCACTTCGGCCTTCGCAGAGAGCAATGCGTTCACTGCGAAGCCTTTGCCGGCTATGGCCACGGCGAGTGCCGTAGCGACGGCCAGCGTAACCATCCCTGTCACTGAAATGCCGGAAAATAACCGGTCAGTGGCTCTCGCACTAGGCATCGCGGCGGTGGCGGTCACCTTTTATCGGGTGATTTTCCGTGGCCGACAGGTGGCCTGATGACGCGCGGCGGGAATTCCGTTGCCGTCACGACATGGGAACCCTGGCATTTCCTGCCGGCATTCCTTTCGCGCCAGGCAATGCCCGCCGCTGAGAGCGGTGAAAAACTCGCAAAAGCGGAAGCTCGGCGACGGCTCAAGGAGTGGGGGCATTCCTGCCCCCATTTCGTGGGTGAAACATCCGTGGGATCATCTCCGCCCACAAATGAAGAGAAACACCCCAGAACCTTGGGTGATGAGAAGTGCCTTGGACTCCGCTGACGTTAAAATGGGGGCAGGAATGCCCCCACTACTTGAAGGGTCCCTCATCCACCCGTCGCCAATGTCTGCGGCATGGATGATTTCCCCGTGGGAAGTTCCTCCATGAAGACATCCACCTGCTGACCGGGGAGGAATCGATGAGCGCTTGGCTCCAGACGGTAGATGAGCTGCAGCACGCGGGTATCCACGCGCTCCGCAGCCGCGCCCGTGAGGCTTTGCTTGGGCACCACCAGCGGCTCGATGCGCACGAACTTCAGCGTGGTGGAGCGGGTGGAATCTCCGCGGATCTGGGCGATGGCGCGTGCCTCCGGGGAGACACGCCAGGCGTCCTGTTCGTCCACGTCCACGCGCACATGCAGGGGCTGCGTCTGGCCGAGCATGAGGTACGGTTGCGCCGCGGCGCCTGCGGTCGCGTGCTCGCCGGGACGAATGCGCGCCTGCAACACCTCGCCGTCCACAAGTGCGGTCACCGTGCTGCGCTCAAGATCCACACTCACCATGTTCTTCGCCGCCTCGGAAGCCCGGGCTTGGGAATGCGCGGCCTCTGCTTCGGCACGCGAAGATTCGAGAGCTGCTTCGCATGTTTCCACCGCGGCGCGCTTTTGCGTGACCTCATCCGCGCTGATCGTGCGTGAGGTGGTGAGTTTCTCTGCGGTGGCGAGCAGGAGCTTTGCTTCCTTCAGTGCGGCTGAGGCCGTCTTCACGCGGGCCTCTGCGCTTGCGGCGCTGGCCTGCAACGCGGTGACGCTCGCCTCCTTCTCGGCGAGCTGCGCTTCCAGGGCCCGCGTGTCCAGCTTGAAGAGCGGAGCGCCGACCTTCACGCGGTCGCCCGCTTTCACATACACTTTCTCCACCACACCAGGCAGGTGCGAGGAAACGGAGATGATTTCGGAGCTGGGCTCCACGAGGCCGATACCCGCCACCGTGCGCTCAAAGGTGGAACGCGGAGGCGGCAGCGGTGGATCCACGCGCGGGGTGTTCGGTTGCGAACGCACGACACTGATGGTCGCGTAGATCAGCAATCCGGCGCTGAGAATGGGCAAAAGAAGACCTTTCGTTTTCATAGGGCAGCAGGGACGGGGACGGTTGAAAATGTCTTTGAGGCGCGCGACTCCACATCCGTGATGGCGCCGTCATTCATGTGGGCGATGCGATCCGCGTAGTGGAACACCCGGTTGTCATGCGTGACCACGATGACCGCGCGCTCGGGATGCACGGCGGAACTGGCGAGCAGATCCATCACCGCTTCACCGGTGTGATGATCCAGTGCGGCGGTCGGCTCATCGCAGATCAAAAGGCGCGGCTCATGCACCAGCGCGCGAGCCAAGGCGACGCGCTGTTGCTGGCCACCCGAGAGCGTGCGCGGATAGGCATTCGCACGATGGCCGAGACCCAGTTGATCCAGCAGTTCCGTGGCGCGGCGCACTGCGATTGAGCGTTTCACGCCCGCGGCGAGAAGAGGCACTGCGGCATTCTCTGCAGCGGTGAGCGCGGGGAGAAGATTGTACTGCTGGAAGACGAAGCCGAGATTTTGCCGGCGGAACACGATCTGTTCGCTCGAGCTCAGCGAAGCCCAGCGCTCACCAAAGAGCGTCACTTCACCTTCGCTGAAATCCAGCAGGCCTGCGATGACGGAGATAAGCGTGGTCTTGCCACAGCCGCTTGGACCCACCAGGAAGGTCATCTCCCCAGGCGCGGCGGTGAAGTCGACGCCACGCAGGACATCGACCTTCGCCTCACCGGAGCCGAAGGACTTGCGGATGCCTTCGCATCGGACGGCAGCGTCGGTTTCCACGGGCGAGTGCATCAGGAATTGAGATGGAGTGTGCATGGGCATGGGAAGCGGCGGGTTCGCATTCATGTTCATCCTCGGAAGACAGTGGCGGGTTCGAGCACCAGCACGCGGCGCAGGCTGGCAACGCTGGCCAGCAACACCACGGTGAGCATCAGCACACCCACGCCGGCGGCGCTCTGCCACAGCAGCACGAAGTGCCGCGTGGCCACCTTGTGGCTGGTGATTTCAAAGAACGTGGCACCCAGAGCACTGCCGATGGCAAAGCCGACGAACCACACGATGAACGCCTGCAGCAGGATCATGCCGAGCAGCCGGGCGTTCGTCACGCCGATGGCCTTGAGCGCACCGAACTGCTTGAGGTTCTCGACGGTGAAAAGATAAAACGTCTGCCCCGCGACCACGAGCCCCACGAGGACACCCACACCGATGGTGATGCCGAAATTCACCGGGATGCCGGTGTTCTTCATGTAGTATCCCACGCAGTCCCACATGAACTGCACCGTGGTGCGCGCCTTCAATCCCGTGGCTTCGCTGATGCGGGTGGCGAGTACTTCGGGAGTCACGCCCGGCTTGGCGCCCACGAGTACATAGGAGAGCTGTTGCCGCTGCCGGCCTTGAAAGTTCAGTGCTTCGCTGTAGCGCGCATGAATGATGGGGAAGGAGACGAATGCCGGAAGCGCATCCGAGATACCCACGACCTCCACACGATTGTCATTGAGTTCCAGCGTGTGTCCCAGCTCCAGCGGACGGTCAGGGAAGAGCATGAGATACCCCGCCTTGTCGATGATGATCGCATTGGGATTGCGGAGGTCCTCCCACTTGCCCAGCAGCATATTGCGCGGTGCACCGAGCAGCGTGGCTTCGTCGATGCCCAGCACGGTGCACGCGGCGAAGGTTCCGTCCACCGTGCGGGCGACCGGAGTGCCTTTGAAGAGCCGCACCGCATAATCCACACCTTCCACGCCACGGACGCGGCCGAGGTCGGTGTCCTTGAGCGGCTTCGTCTCGTCAAAGTACCGCGTGCGCGGATCCATGACCCACACGTCGGCATCCGGCACATCCAGAATCTGGTGCCCTGTCCGCTTCATCAGCCCCGCGAAGATGGAGGTCTGGTTCTGCAGGAGGAAGGTGGAGAAGGCGATTGCGAAGATGAGCCCGATGTATTTGGCCCGGTCTCCCACCAGCATGCGAAAGGCGACGAAGTTCATGGCTTGTTCGGTGAATGGTGTTCAACAATTGACTGTGAGTCAGTTTTCGGGCAAAAAAAGGGACTACTTGGCCTTGAACCAGTTCGACTCAGGGAAGATCTCGTCGTGGATGCGGTGGTCCGAGGCGGCGTAGTCGAAGTCGCGGAAGAGTGGCTTCCAGCCCATGCCGTCCAGCACGAGGTCCTGGTTCACACGCACAATTGTGGAAGCGTCTTCAATGCCAGCCAGCACCCGCAGGTCATGCACCTGGGTCATGATGTGGCTGCCCATGGTCATGGCGATGAGGGAGAACGCCTGTAACTCCGTGGTCATGTGGGGCGAGGGAGGCAGGTCGCCGCTGGTCTGGCCGTCAATGATCGCCTTGTGCACCGTGCGGAAGCAGCGCCCGCCTTCCAGAGCGTGCTTTTGTCGCTGCGCCTCAGAGGCTTTCTCCCAGAAGGAGTCGCTCTTCAGCATGAGCTCCGCGCTGAAGTAGTTGGGATACGTCACCATGAACTCCACGCAGGCATAGCCAATGGAGCGGATGCGTTCCCGACTGCCCCCCTTGAACTGGATGGCACGGTCAAAGAGATCCGCGCGGTGCTTCAGCGCCCGGGTGGCGACGGCCAGCGCGAGATCTTCCTTGGACTGG
Protein-coding regions in this window:
- a CDS encoding biotin/lipoyl-binding protein — its product is MKTKGLLLPILSAGLLIYATISVVRSQPNTPRVDPPLPPPRSTFERTVAGIGLVEPSSEIISVSSHLPGVVEKVYVKAGDRVKVGAPLFKLDTRALEAQLAEKEASVTALQASAASAEARVKTASAALKEAKLLLATAEKLTTSRTISADEVTQKRAAVETCEAALESSRAEAEAAHSQARASEAAKNMVSVDLERSTVTALVDGEVLQARIRPGEHATAGAAAQPYLMLGQTQPLHVRVDVDEQDAWRVSPEARAIAQIRGDSTRSTTLKFVRIEPLVVPKQSLTGAAAERVDTRVLQLIYRLEPSAHRFLPGQQVDVFMEELPTGKSSMPQTLATGG
- a CDS encoding ABC transporter ATP-binding protein; protein product: MHTPSQFLMHSPVETDAAVRCEGIRKSFGSGEAKVDVLRGVDFTAAPGEMTFLVGPSGCGKTTLISVIAGLLDFSEGEVTLFGERWASLSSSEQIVFRRQNLGFVFQQYNLLPALTAAENAAVPLLAAGVKRSIAVRRATELLDQLGLGHRANAYPRTLSGGQQQRVALARALVHEPRLLICDEPTAALDHHTGEAVMDLLASSAVHPERAVIVVTHDNRVFHYADRIAHMNDGAITDVESRASKTFSTVPVPAAL
- a CDS encoding ABC transporter permease — its product is MNFVAFRMLVGDRAKYIGLIFAIAFSTFLLQNQTSIFAGLMKRTGHQILDVPDADVWVMDPRTRYFDETKPLKDTDLGRVRGVEGVDYAVRLFKGTPVARTVDGTFAACTVLGIDEATLLGAPRNMLLGKWEDLRNPNAIIIDKAGYLMLFPDRPLELGHTLELNDNRVEVVGISDALPAFVSFPIIHARYSEALNFQGRQRQQLSYVLVGAKPGVTPEVLATRISEATGLKARTTVQFMWDCVGYYMKNTGIPVNFGITIGVGVLVGLVVAGQTFYLFTVENLKQFGALKAIGVTNARLLGMILLQAFIVWFVGFAIGSALGATFFEITSHKVATRHFVLLWQSAAGVGVLMLTVVLLASVASLRRVLVLEPATVFRG
- a CDS encoding TetR/AcrR family transcriptional regulator; this encodes MTATRKERERQAREELILDHAQRLFRRDGYQDVNLDELAQAVEYSKGTIYLHFQSKEDLALAVATRALKHRADLFDRAIQFKGGSRERIRSIGYACVEFMVTYPNYFSAELMLKSDSFWEKASEAQRQKHALEGGRCFRTVHKAIIDGQTSGDLPPSPHMTTELQAFSLIAMTMGSHIMTQVHDLRVLAGIEDASTIVRVNQDLVLDGMGWKPLFRDFDYAASDHRIHDEIFPESNWFKAK